In Argiope bruennichi chromosome X1, qqArgBrue1.1, whole genome shotgun sequence, a single window of DNA contains:
- the LOC129958742 gene encoding uncharacterized protein LOC129958742 — MEDDEYRALCIRLVCKMAQKQAFVRVNRINLPLPENVSSTSTDRNDNTHPSEDLVSNSLDLKVELDSNSLQKLSDCEQNIRQIIRTAYQFTRHSHREKLTVKDLEKAFKIHRVDMKPDDIYSFIDKNDIDTDTGEVETETETITCTENTYKVDQIYQSVREKVEQSFNSVNRTF; from the exons ATGGAGGATGATGAGTACAGGGCATTATGTATTCGGCTCGTGTGTAAAATGGCCCAAAAACAAGCGTTTGTTCGTGTAAATAGAATCAACTTACCACTTCCTGAAAATGTCTCTTCGACATCTACAGATAGAAATGATAATACTCATCCTTCTGAAGACCTTGTGTCAAATTCACTGGATTTAAAAGTCGAATTAGATAGTAATTCTTTGCAAAAATTATCTGACTGTGAACAAAATATTAGACAAATAATTAGAACTGCTTATCAATTTACCAGGCACAGTCATCGAGAGAAACTTACTGTAAAAGACTTGGAAAAGGCTTTTAAAATTCATCGTGTTGATATGAAACCTgatgatatttattcatttattgataaaaatgatataGATACAGATACAGGTGAAGTTGAAACTGAAACTGAAACTATTACATGCACAG agaatACATACAAAGTGGATCAAATCTATCAAAGTGTACGAGAAAAAGTGGAGCAGTCATTTAATTCCGTAAACAGAACATTTTAG